The Eubacterium maltosivorans genome includes the window TACCGGGCGTTTCGGTTGCCTTGAATTCTGGATCGTACTCTTTGAAAAATAAAGGTATATCGTCAATGGTGGTGTTGTAGGCATAGACGTCAACCTTTAGTCGGTTTCCTTTCAGGCGAGTATAGAGTAGTTTCGACTGATTAATTTCCTGTTTAATCTGGGTCAGCCCTTCGGTAAAAAGACTTGGAAGGGTTGAGGTTTGAAGTTTTTCGATGGCATCTTCGGGATTTTCATATTGTGATAAGATGGTGTCGATACAGTAAAAAATGCCATCGGTCAGCATACCTGCGATTTCTGTCTTGACAGAGCTTCCCCCCTGGGTGTAATGGCTGATCTGGCGGGTAAGCAGTGCGCTGAGATGCTTTTGAAAAGTTTCGAGATTGTTCTTGTTGATCATTCCAATGCGCACCCCCTCATATAACAATGTTTTTGTGTACTCGGCAGGGTCTAAATTTTTGACTTTCAGTGTGTTAACGGGCTCCATTTGTTTCATTTTAAATCTCCTGTTTGTGTAATTTGCTTCTGCAAAGTGCGTTAATTTGTCGATCCATCAGGATATCTTCGGCATTTGTCAATCCGCGGTCCAGAGCATCTGCCAGATGCTCGATGATGCAGTCGTCGCTGATACGGTCCAGAGTGTCCTCTTTGATAATATAGAAGGCTTCGACCAATTCTTCAAGGGTTTGGATATAGTTTTCTGGCCAGAGACTTTGAGAGTGGCAGACCGCGCGGATGATTTTTGGCAGTATGCCCTGGCCAATTTCTATACGTCCATGGCTTTTGAGTTCGCCGGCATTATACATGGTCAGCCTATGGGCTTCGTCAGGAGTGAGGGAAAGGCCGTATTTAGCGGCGTTATCATTGGTACAGAGAATGGCATTTTCTTTTTCAACAATGTCTAGAGTACCAGAATTCAGCAGTGTAATCTGAAAATTCTTCATAAATATCCTCCTTGCCTATTGACAAAATAACCGATATGTGATATAATTATAAAATTAATATAGATAAATAATTTGAACGCAAACACTAGTATAACATTGATCACGCAGTGCTGTCAATGTTTTTTATTTTTTTGAAAAAAATGGTTGATAAAATTTATCGGTCATTGGAAATATACAAAAACCGCTGCAGGGTGCCTGCAGCGGTTTTTTAATGGCTAGTCTTCCGTAAAGGAATTGATTTTTAAATAGTCGATAAACTGCTCAGCCGTACGTCCGGAACGGTTAAGATGCCGCAGCTCCCATTGGATGGCCAGAGACTCGATTCTTGCGGCGGGCATATTAATACCGGCCTCCTTTGCGAGTTCCAAAACCATGGAGAGATAGCCTTTCTGATTAGGAACCTCAAAGGTGAGCACCAGACCAAAACGGCTAGAAAGTGAGAGCTTTTCTTCCATGACATCCTTGGTATGAACCGCGTTATCGCGTTCGGACATGGTTTCAGTTACAAGATGGCGTTTGTTGGAGGTGGCATAAATCAGCACATTCTGCGGGTTTTCCTCGAGAGAGCCCTCCATGACATTTTTGAAAATCTTATAGTCTGCATCGTCCTCGTCAAAGGAGAGATCATCGATAAAAAGAATGAACGGGTAAGGCCGTTTTTTTACATATTCGATGACCGAGGGGATATATTCCAGCTGGTCTTTTTTTATTTCAACCATTTTAAGCTTGGTATCCTTAAAGGTATCCAGCAGGGCTTTGACCATCGTGGATTTTCCGGTACCCATATCTCCTTGAAGCAGTACGTTCAGACCAGTGTAATTGTTTATAAAGGAGGCAGTATTGGCAATGAGTTCCTTTTTTTGCATATCATAGCCGACAAGGGAATCCATAGGCTTATATTTTTGGTTGGTAATAGGGGAAAGGCGTCCACCGTCCACAATTTTAAAGCTGACATTAATTTCAAAAATTCCAAGACCGTGATGGTTGATGTATTCGTTGGTGGCGGTAAAGGCTTTATCGATGTTCTCAGTAGAAAAGGCCAGATCGATTTCATCACAGGGAGGAACCGGGAAAAAGATATGGGCAGAAAAGATATTGGTGTCGTCAAGATTTGTTTCCTTTAAAAAGGTATCCCAGTCAAAGTGATAGAGCTTCATGAAAATTTCAAATTCATGGTACATGCTTTTGGCAAAGGGGTGCTGCTTAGTAACGGGACCTCTTTCGAATAAAAGCGTCAGAGGATTCTCATTCCCGACGATCTGGGTGATCAGAAAATCCTTCCAGGGAGTTTTAGCGTAATTGGTGTCCTCGCTTTTATTAAAAGAATAGCCCAGCATCAGAGATTTCAAATGATAGTATGTGTCCAGATATTCCTTTCGATATTCGGCGCCCTTTAAGCCGGATTCATAGGCTTTTGAAAGAATCAGAAAATCCTTGAGGATCGGGTGCTCCAGAACGGGGCGGTAAAAGGAAAGTGTACTAAAGATATCTGACGCAATCACACGATTTATATTATCAGAGCTTTCAGTTGTCATATTTTGTTCACCTCAATAGTAAATTGTATTTTGTATTCTATTATAGCATAAGCGATTGCGTGATGGGACTAAAAAACAAAAATCTTAAAGATTCATCCTTTTTGTAACGAAAAAGTTACAAAAATCTTGAGAAAAGTTTACGTTTATGTTAAAATTCAATTGTCAACATGTTTTAGCGCTAATTTAAGGAGAAAATATAAATTGAAAACCTCAAAATTTGGAGATAAGCTGAGTTCTGTTGAAGAAAAAATTAACGCAAGGCTGGACAAATTTAACGATAAAATTGGAAAGCGGATTTTTACTGCCAGAGCGTCTGCCATTGTGGTAACAGCCTTTATGGTCTGTGTCGGAACGGGAATTGCCCATGTCCAGACAACAGCTTACGAGGTGTTGTATAATGGACAAAGCATTGGATATGTCAAAGATCAGAGTACCTTTGATAACGCTCTCGGAGAGCTGCAGCAAAAGCTTTCAAAGGAATATGGCAATGATAATGTTATTATTGCAGATGATATCAAGCTTAAGCCTGCCCGTACAATGGGAGAAAAGCTCGATGTGGACCAGTGTGCCGAGACCATTTATAATGCCGGAGTCGATGTTAAGCTCAAGGGGGCAGCCATCATGATTGATGGAAAGGCAGCCATCCAGACCGACTCTAAGGAGACAGCAGAAAAGGCGCTGAATGATTTTAAAAAGCAGTACGCCCAGGTAGAGGGTGCGACCGTTTTAAGCTCTGAGCTTAAGCAAAATGTCACGATTGATGAGCAAAATGTGGAAGTGCCTGATGCAAAAAATTATGATGTTACGATGTCATACCTGAAAGAAGGAAACGAGATTACAGCTCAGACCACCGTTCAGCCGGGGGAAACTGATGGAAATCTTATTGCGGCCAACCGTGGAACAACTGTTGACCGTCTAGCAGCCATGAACGCTGATAAGGATCTGAATGCTTTAAAGGAAGGTGACGTCCTGAATACAACTCAGAAGTCGCCTGTACTGACAGTGGTTACCATTGTCGAAAAGCAGTATCAGGAAGAAATCCCCTTTGAGACAGAAGAACAGCCTACCGATGAGCTGATGACTGGCGAAGAGGAAGAAATACAGAAAGGGGAAAACGGCCAGAAGGATATCGATGCTGTTTTTACCTATGAAAACGGCCAGGAGGTCGGTAAAGAAGTTAAATCAGAAAATACTACCAAGGAGCCAGTCAAGGCAGTTAAACGTGTGGGAACAAAGGAAGCGGCAGCTGCGCCTGTATCCAGAGGCTCCATCAGCGGCAGCGGACAGTTTCTGATCCCGACCAGCGGCCTTGTGGGTGAAATAGGACGCCCGGGCGGCGGATCAAGCAATCACTCCAATGGCTGCGCTGTGGATATTTTGAACAGCTACGGCACCCCGGTTTATGCATCAGCGGCTGGAACAGTAACGCGCGCGTCAAGCTTTGGCGGCTATGGAAACTGTATTGAAATTCAGCATGAAGGCGGCTACTCGACATTGTACGGCCACCTGAGCAGCATTGATGTCAGTGTTGGACAGACTGTCGGCCAAGGTGAATATATTGGAGGAACCGGTTCTACCGGATCTTCAACGGCTAACCATCTTCATTTTGAAGTGAAGATTGGCGGTGTTGCCCAGCTTATTCAGGATTATATCCCTGTTTCGTCTGGCGCTTATGTTTAAAATTTGTTAAAATAAAACTGCTGGGATTAGCCGGCAGTTTTTTTAGTGGAAAGGAAACCCTATGAGTGATCCTAAGACAGTTCAGAAAGCCTATGACCAGAGTCTGAATTACATTTCTTTTAAAAATCGGACTGAAAAGGAAATGGTCGACTATCTGGAAAAAAAAGAGTACAGTGAGCGTGTGATTGCAGAGGTTATGGCAAAGCTTATACAGTATGCCTTTATTAACGATACCGCTTATGTAAAGAATTATTGCTATAACAATATTCATTTCAATTTCTGGGGCAGGATTAAAATGCGTTATGACCTGAAAAAACGTGGGATTCCTCACGAGTTGATCGCCAGCTTAGAGGAGCTTTATACGCCGGAGCAGGAACGGATATGCTGCGAGAAACAGTATGAAAAAGCGGCCCGTCAGTACAGCCGGGAAAGCTACAGGAAACGCAAAGGTAAAATCTATACCTTTTTGCAGAGAAAGGGATTTCCGGGTGAGGTTATCCGCGAGGTGATCGAGGCTAACCTGCCAGAGGATGAAACTGAAAACCTGACTGAGGAAGAGGCCGAGGCACTTCTTGAAAAACAGATGACCGAACTCAGACGTTTTTATGAAAAATACCGCAGAATGCAGGAAAACAAAGGTTATACAGGCCGAGAACTGAAGCAGCGAGTTACCCGTAATCTGATGAGCAGAGGCTACAGCTACGATCAAATACGAATAATGACCGAAGAAGACGAATAATTATCTTTTTTGCCGTTAAGGTTACAAAGAATTTTGGTGATTGGTATAAATTTATCCTTAAAAAGCATGCGGGTTTGTATTATAATAAGCTTATTAGGATTAAATTAGGATTCGGAGGCAACGAGCGATGAAAATTGTAATAATGGAACCCCTCGGCATTACAGAGGATGCACTGCAGACCTTGAGCATGCTGCTTCGTGCAGACGGGCACGAGTTTATTGCTTATGAAAACCGGGAAACCGACACAGAAAAGCTGATTGAGCGGGTAAAAGACGCCGATGTTGTCGTACTGGCCAACCAGCCTTTTGGAAAAGAGGTTATTGACGCCTGCAAAAATCTGAAGCTGGTGGATATTGCCTTTACAGGGGTTGACCATGTAGATGTTGCCGCCTGTAAGGAAAGAGGCATTATCCTGTGCAATGCGGCGGGCTATTCGACCAATGCGGTGGCCGAGCTGGCCTTTGGTCTTATGATTGATGTCTACCGCTATATTGTGACCTGTGACCATGAAACCCGCAATGGCGGCACCATTGGCGGACTGATCGGCCATGAGCTCTGTGGTAAAAAGCTGGGAATCGTAGGAACTGGCGCCATTGGTCTGAAAGTGGCAGAAATTGGAAAAGCTTTTGGCTGTGAGCTTTTAGCCTACAGCCGGACTGTTCGCTCAGAAGGTCTAGAAATGGGTATCAAGTATATGGATTTAGAGGAGCTCCTCAAGCAGAGCGATATTGTAACGCTTCATATTCCTGTAAGTCCAGAAACACAGGGACTGATCAGCCGGGATATGCTGGCGCTTATGAAGCCTGAAGCCATTATAATCAATACATCGAGAGGCGGAGTTATTGACAATGAGGCACTGGCTGACGCACTAAAAGAAGGTAAAGTGGCCGGCGCCGGCATTGATGTTTATGAAGGAGAACCGCCGCTGCCAAAGGACCATCCGCTTTTAAGCGCACCGAACACAGTTCTTACACCACACGTGGCATATGCTACAAAAGAGTCCCTGTATAAGCGAGCAGTCATTGTATTTGATAATATTCGCTGCTGGCTTGAGGGCAATCCACAGAATAGGGTATAGGTAAAAATGAAGAAAATACTAGTTGTAACAGCCAGCCCTCTGGCTGAGAATTCTGTCAGCTGTCAGCTGGCAGGTGTTTTTATGAAAAATTATCAGGAGGTACATCCAGAGGATCAGCTTAAGTGCATTGATCTCAGCCGTCTGGAGCTTCCAGAGATTGACGAAG containing:
- a CDS encoding M23 family metallopeptidase translates to MKTSKFGDKLSSVEEKINARLDKFNDKIGKRIFTARASAIVVTAFMVCVGTGIAHVQTTAYEVLYNGQSIGYVKDQSTFDNALGELQQKLSKEYGNDNVIIADDIKLKPARTMGEKLDVDQCAETIYNAGVDVKLKGAAIMIDGKAAIQTDSKETAEKALNDFKKQYAQVEGATVLSSELKQNVTIDEQNVEVPDAKNYDVTMSYLKEGNEITAQTTVQPGETDGNLIAANRGTTVDRLAAMNADKDLNALKEGDVLNTTQKSPVLTVVTIVEKQYQEEIPFETEEQPTDELMTGEEEEIQKGENGQKDIDAVFTYENGQEVGKEVKSENTTKEPVKAVKRVGTKEAAAAPVSRGSISGSGQFLIPTSGLVGEIGRPGGGSSNHSNGCAVDILNSYGTPVYASAAGTVTRASSFGGYGNCIEIQHEGGYSTLYGHLSSIDVSVGQTVGQGEYIGGTGSTGSSTANHLHFEVKIGGVAQLIQDYIPVSSGAYV
- a CDS encoding RecX family transcriptional regulator, with amino-acid sequence MSDPKTVQKAYDQSLNYISFKNRTEKEMVDYLEKKEYSERVIAEVMAKLIQYAFINDTAYVKNYCYNNIHFNFWGRIKMRYDLKKRGIPHELIASLEELYTPEQERICCEKQYEKAARQYSRESYRKRKGKIYTFLQRKGFPGEVIREVIEANLPEDETENLTEEEAEALLEKQMTELRRFYEKYRRMQENKGYTGRELKQRVTRNLMSRGYSYDQIRIMTEEDE
- a CDS encoding DUF6323 family protein → MKNFQITLLNSGTLDIVEKENAILCTNDNAAKYGLSLTPDEAHRLTMYNAGELKSHGRIEIGQGILPKIIRAVCHSQSLWPENYIQTLEELVEAFYIIKEDTLDRISDDCIIEHLADALDRGLTNAEDILMDRQINALCRSKLHKQEI
- a CDS encoding ATP-binding protein; this translates as MTTESSDNINRVIASDIFSTLSFYRPVLEHPILKDFLILSKAYESGLKGAEYRKEYLDTYYHLKSLMLGYSFNKSEDTNYAKTPWKDFLITQIVGNENPLTLLFERGPVTKQHPFAKSMYHEFEIFMKLYHFDWDTFLKETNLDDTNIFSAHIFFPVPPCDEIDLAFSTENIDKAFTATNEYINHHGLGIFEINVSFKIVDGGRLSPITNQKYKPMDSLVGYDMQKKELIANTASFINNYTGLNVLLQGDMGTGKSTMVKALLDTFKDTKLKMVEIKKDQLEYIPSVIEYVKKRPYPFILFIDDLSFDEDDADYKIFKNVMEGSLEENPQNVLIYATSNKRHLVTETMSERDNAVHTKDVMEEKLSLSSRFGLVLTFEVPNQKGYLSMVLELAKEAGINMPAARIESLAIQWELRHLNRSGRTAEQFIDYLKINSFTED
- a CDS encoding DUF6179 domain-containing protein yields the protein MKQMEPVNTLKVKNLDPAEYTKTLLYEGVRIGMINKNNLETFQKHLSALLTRQISHYTQGGSSVKTEIAGMLTDGIFYCIDTILSQYENPEDAIEKLQTSTLPSLFTEGLTQIKQEINQSKLLYTRLKGNRLKVDVYAYNTTIDDIPLFFKEYDPEFKATETPGMLEYLPSYYQKSLSGIHYMKEIINNLYLENHFCNQFDQDEIITLLNRFAANVGYPSRDLTENIFGLVLNNAVARRLLDDNNASILITEREALSLAEQFEGQPRKKCKEAVSQAISAIIVEKGLRWPSLKTYLGKCQDKTIAGLYRSVKQETICSFLAVR
- a CDS encoding 2-hydroxyacid dehydrogenase, translated to MKIVIMEPLGITEDALQTLSMLLRADGHEFIAYENRETDTEKLIERVKDADVVVLANQPFGKEVIDACKNLKLVDIAFTGVDHVDVAACKERGIILCNAAGYSTNAVAELAFGLMIDVYRYIVTCDHETRNGGTIGGLIGHELCGKKLGIVGTGAIGLKVAEIGKAFGCELLAYSRTVRSEGLEMGIKYMDLEELLKQSDIVTLHIPVSPETQGLISRDMLALMKPEAIIINTSRGGVIDNEALADALKEGKVAGAGIDVYEGEPPLPKDHPLLSAPNTVLTPHVAYATKESLYKRAVIVFDNIRCWLEGNPQNRV